A stretch of the Aminipila terrae genome encodes the following:
- the cysK gene encoding cysteine synthase A, whose translation MIYNNILQAMGHTPVIRLEHMPDPNGAEVLVKFEGLNVGGSIKTRTAYNMILSAEQQGKINQDTIIVEPTSGNQGIGLALIGAVKGYRTIIIMPDSVSEERRKLVQHYGAEVILIHDAGDIGACIGECLSTALNMQQENSNVFVPQQFENPDNPMVHRLKTGMEILEQVNGPIHGFCSGVGTGGTISGIGEVLKTQNPDIEIWAVEPENAAILAGGSVGTHLQMGIGDGIIPKNLNQSIYDSLYIVSDEEAIRTAKDLARKEGIMCGISSGTNVAAALVMAKKLGKGKTVATILPDTAERYFSTPLFD comes from the coding sequence ATGATATATAATAACATTCTTCAGGCAATGGGACATACGCCTGTAATCAGGCTGGAGCATATGCCCGATCCCAATGGAGCTGAAGTCCTGGTTAAGTTTGAGGGCTTAAATGTGGGCGGCTCCATCAAAACCAGAACCGCATATAATATGATTCTTTCTGCAGAGCAGCAGGGGAAGATTAATCAGGACACCATAATAGTTGAACCCACCAGTGGAAATCAGGGCATTGGTTTAGCTTTGATTGGTGCAGTAAAAGGATATCGGACGATTATTATAATGCCAGATTCTGTAAGCGAGGAACGAAGAAAACTGGTGCAGCATTACGGAGCAGAAGTCATACTTATCCATGACGCAGGAGACATAGGAGCTTGTATTGGAGAATGTCTGAGTACTGCGTTAAACATGCAACAAGAAAATTCCAATGTTTTTGTGCCTCAACAATTTGAGAACCCAGATAATCCCATGGTCCATAGACTTAAAACAGGAATGGAGATTTTAGAACAGGTAAATGGCCCGATTCATGGATTTTGTTCAGGTGTTGGTACTGGCGGAACGATATCGGGAATTGGAGAAGTATTAAAAACACAGAATCCGGATATAGAGATTTGGGCTGTAGAACCGGAAAATGCAGCTATTTTAGCGGGGGGCTCAGTGGGTACACATCTGCAGATGGGCATCGGTGATGGGATTATACCTAAAAATCTAAATCAGAGTATCTACGACAGTCTGTATATAGTTTCTGATGAGGAGGCCATCCGTACAGCTAAAGATTTAGCCAGAAAAGAGGGAATAATGTGTGGGATTTCCAGTGGTACTAATGTAGCGGCAGCCTTAGTGATGGCAAAAAAGTTAGGCAAGGGCAAGACCGTAGCTACTATTTTGCCAGATACGGCGGAACGTTATTTCAGTACACCATTGTTTGATTAA
- the motA gene encoding flagellar motor stator protein MotA, which produces MELTTLLGIIVGITAVVGAMIFKHISFTVLLNPAAFFVIIVGTVATILNSYPGEDLKSLGTLFKILFTKRKDISEVEIIELMVNLSTTARKEGLLSLESKVEEIEDPFIKKGVRMVVDGIEEDVISDILGTEISEMEKRHEINASIFTSAGTYAPTLGVLGAVFGLIAAMSHIDDTDKMAEAIAAAFIATILGIFTGYVLWNPFAKKLKVKSMHEVTLKEMVVEGLLSIQRGDSPFMLKDRLLAILPPSKQEQVVEEMKSE; this is translated from the coding sequence ATGGAACTTACTACACTTTTGGGCATTATTGTGGGTATAACGGCTGTAGTCGGGGCTATGATTTTTAAACATATTAGTTTTACTGTTCTATTAAATCCTGCAGCTTTCTTTGTAATCATTGTAGGTACAGTTGCTACTATTCTAAATTCATATCCGGGAGAAGATCTTAAGAGTCTGGGAACTTTATTTAAAATTCTTTTTACAAAACGAAAAGACATTTCAGAGGTGGAAATTATTGAGTTGATGGTAAATCTATCAACTACAGCTAGAAAAGAAGGACTTTTGTCATTAGAAAGTAAAGTTGAGGAGATTGAAGACCCCTTTATCAAAAAAGGTGTTCGTATGGTTGTTGATGGTATAGAGGAAGATGTTATTTCAGATATTCTGGGAACTGAAATTTCAGAAATGGAAAAACGGCATGAGATAAATGCCAGTATTTTTACTTCCGCTGGAACGTATGCTCCTACCTTGGGAGTACTGGGGGCTGTATTTGGTCTGATAGCGGCCATGTCACATATTGACGATACAGATAAAATGGCAGAGGCAATTGCTGCGGCATTTATAGCCACTATTCTGGGTATATTTACTGGTTACGTTTTATGGAATCCTTTTGCAAAAAAATTAAAGGTTAAAAGTATGCATGAGGTAACACTTAAAGAAATGGTTGTTGAAGGCTTATTATCCATCCAGAGAGGGGATTCTCCGTTTATGCTTAAGGACAGGCTGCTGGCTATTCTGCCGCCGTCAAAACAGGAACAGGTAGTTGAGGAGATGAAGTCAGAGTAA
- a CDS encoding OmpA/MotB family protein, which yields MAKKKKHPKHEEEAGEAWLLPYSDLMTLLLAVFIVLFAVSKVDAAKAAQISQEFRDSMMSEKMSSSQVQNQTQKSDKNFKTSGTAISQAEVEKYMGQYELKQLEDLKAEVDSKLKSEGMTTSVTTRIDMRGLVISLNNAVFFESGSAQIKTENEKTLIDVAATINTLDNFIRVEGHTDNVPMHSEAYPSNWELSSARATSVVRLFISNNVPPKKLVAVGYGEYRPVADNSTPEGRTKNRRIDIIVLSEKYNNLEKQLTQ from the coding sequence ATGGCTAAAAAAAAGAAACATCCAAAGCACGAAGAAGAAGCTGGAGAAGCGTGGTTACTTCCGTATTCCGACTTGATGACCTTATTGCTGGCTGTTTTTATAGTACTGTTTGCTGTTAGTAAAGTAGATGCAGCAAAAGCAGCGCAAATATCTCAGGAATTCCGTGATTCCATGATGTCTGAAAAGATGTCTTCTTCTCAGGTGCAAAATCAGACACAAAAGAGTGATAAAAATTTTAAGACTAGTGGAACGGCAATATCTCAGGCAGAAGTAGAAAAGTATATGGGGCAGTATGAACTAAAGCAGCTGGAAGATCTAAAAGCCGAAGTAGATTCCAAGCTGAAGAGTGAAGGAATGACTACTTCTGTGACAACCCGAATAGATATGCGTGGTTTGGTTATCAGCCTTAATAATGCAGTTTTCTTTGAATCAGGAAGTGCACAGATTAAGACCGAGAATGAAAAAACCCTGATAGATGTAGCAGCCACAATTAATACTCTGGACAATTTTATTCGTGTTGAGGGGCATACAGATAATGTCCCTATGCATTCAGAAGCGTATCCGTCTAACTGGGAATTATCTTCAGCAAGAGCTACCAGTGTAGTCCGGTTATTTATCAGTAACAATGTTCCCCCTAAGAAGCTTGTAGCTGTGGGATATGGGGAGTACAGACCAGTGGCAGATAATTCAACACCGGAAGGAAGAACAAAAAACAGACGTATTGATATTATTGTTTTAAGTGAAAAATATAATAATCTGGAAAAGCAGCTTACACAGTAA
- a CDS encoding HsmA family protein has protein sequence MLVYAITAISLALLFYTIGVWSERIQGQLKKWHVAVFWTGLIFDTIGTTLMSNIAARGFQFNFHGATGLIAILLMAFHAIWSTIVIVKDNKKVRADFHKFSITVWIIWLIPYLSGLIFGMKG, from the coding sequence ATGTTGGTTTATGCAATAACGGCTATTTCTTTAGCACTGCTTTTCTATACAATAGGAGTATGGAGTGAGCGAATTCAAGGACAACTGAAAAAATGGCATGTAGCAGTGTTTTGGACAGGATTAATCTTTGATACTATAGGAACAACACTAATGAGTAATATTGCTGCAAGGGGATTTCAGTTTAATTTTCATGGCGCAACAGGCTTGATTGCTATTTTACTTATGGCTTTTCATGCTATTTGGTCTACCATTGTGATAGTGAAAGATAACAAAAAAGTCAGGGCTGACTTTCATAAATTCAGTATAACAGTGTGGATTATTTGGCTGATTCCTTATTTATCAGGTTTAATTTTTGGCATGAAGGGGTAA
- a CDS encoding ABC transporter ATP-binding protein yields the protein MIRVKDFLKNYKSTFAALILFTFLQTLGTLYIPTLKAAIVNNGVLRGNISYIAKVGAIMLLTSVLTGGITVWITRMSADASARISRDIRQAVFEKVQLFSVNDFNKIGTASMITRATSDVTLIGDTTIMFIIMLLPAPIMAIGGLCLAFLKDKVLAMIIVTTMIIFLIIALLMGKKVIPLFKQVQIKMDSINGLFRETVIGVRVIRAFNREKYEKSRVDAASSAYAENAVRINKMIAILEPIAMIIINGGIICILWIGGIRAGAGVMQIGDIMAMIEYCFLILIFLIIGVMIFMYIPRAQACAERIDEILAINPEIIDGAVIEPEKGENAHLQFEHVTFQYPNAEEPILSDITFQSKAGEITAIIGGTGSGKSTIANLILRFFEVQGGCIKIDGVDIRKLPQKVLRNKVGYVPQKNFLFSGTVAENIRYGMEDATQAQIEHAAQVAQAHYFIMGLDQQYESYVAQGGNNLSGGQKQRLAIARAIIRKPEFYIFDDSFSALDFKTDAKLRQALRNEIKNATVVMVAQRINTIMDADQIIVLEDGKIAGIGKHKELMKSCEVYKQIAASQLREDEMA from the coding sequence ATGATACGAGTAAAAGATTTTTTAAAAAACTATAAATCTACTTTTGCGGCGTTAATATTGTTTACTTTTCTGCAGACACTGGGTACATTGTATATTCCTACATTGAAAGCTGCAATTGTGAACAATGGCGTTCTCAGAGGAAATATATCCTATATTGCAAAAGTTGGAGCAATTATGCTATTGACATCCGTATTAACAGGGGGAATCACTGTCTGGATTACCCGGATGTCGGCTGATGCATCTGCCAGGATATCAAGAGATATTCGCCAGGCAGTTTTTGAGAAAGTTCAACTTTTTTCTGTCAACGATTTTAATAAAATTGGTACAGCCTCCATGATAACAAGAGCCACCAGCGATGTGACTTTAATAGGAGATACCACAATCATGTTTATAATCATGCTGCTGCCAGCACCTATTATGGCAATAGGAGGATTGTGTCTTGCTTTCCTAAAAGACAAAGTACTGGCCATGATTATTGTAACCACCATGATCATCTTTTTAATTATCGCTCTTCTAATGGGGAAGAAAGTGATTCCATTATTTAAACAGGTTCAGATAAAGATGGACAGCATTAATGGGCTATTTCGGGAAACAGTGATAGGAGTTCGTGTTATCAGAGCTTTTAATCGTGAAAAATACGAAAAAAGCCGGGTAGATGCCGCATCTTCAGCTTATGCAGAAAATGCCGTAAGAATAAATAAGATGATTGCTATACTGGAACCAATAGCTATGATCATTATCAATGGGGGCATCATTTGTATTTTATGGATTGGTGGAATCAGAGCCGGGGCTGGTGTTATGCAGATTGGTGATATTATGGCTATGATAGAATACTGCTTCCTCATTCTGATTTTTCTTATCATAGGTGTCATGATATTTATGTATATTCCCCGGGCCCAGGCCTGTGCAGAGAGAATTGATGAGATTCTTGCAATCAATCCTGAGATTATAGATGGAGCTGTGATAGAGCCTGAAAAAGGTGAGAATGCCCACCTTCAATTTGAACATGTTACGTTCCAATACCCCAATGCAGAAGAACCAATTTTAAGCGATATAACCTTCCAGTCAAAAGCAGGGGAGATTACCGCTATTATAGGAGGCACAGGGTCAGGTAAATCAACTATTGCTAATCTCATCCTTCGTTTTTTTGAAGTTCAGGGAGGGTGTATTAAGATAGACGGTGTGGACATCCGCAAACTGCCTCAGAAGGTACTGCGTAATAAAGTGGGGTATGTCCCTCAGAAAAATTTCCTTTTCAGCGGTACTGTAGCAGAAAATATACGGTATGGAATGGAGGATGCAACTCAGGCACAGATTGAACATGCTGCGCAGGTGGCTCAGGCACATTATTTTATTATGGGACTGGATCAACAGTATGAGTCCTATGTGGCACAAGGGGGAAACAACTTGTCCGGGGGGCAAAAACAACGCCTGGCCATAGCACGTGCAATAATCCGTAAACCAGAATTCTACATTTTCGATGACAGCTTTTCCGCTCTTGACTTTAAAACAGATGCCAAGCTCAGACAGGCATTAAGGAATGAGATTAAAAATGCTACAGTGGTTATGGTGGCACAGCGTATCAATACCATTATGGATGCAGACCAGATTATTGTACTGGAAGATGGAAAAATAGCAGGAATAGGAAAACATAAAGAGCTGATGAAATCTTGTGAAGTTTATAAGCAAATAGCAGCTTCTCAGTTAAGGGAAGATGAAATGGCGTAA
- a CDS encoding DUF5808 domain-containing protein, producing the protein MLQSLLILTWIVFATMTVNALFYKNYRDYQVLGVTLSRAHAKAPEVEELIKKFKTKCYLTLILFIGFSFLMLIKDIQAYAEFCMLILVMTNLLANWCVIHHYQKKLQRIKQENAWIYPKNKVVTVDMNVSKEKGKSSVSPVWNWVFFILSFLPSIFLVVNPEARQYYPIGFSFIGPLCQLSMVYLYYQMKSQHAPVLSEDTEVNKACARTEERVNSKAATLFAFIMLVFWILFNISMVYLENGTFIISPVIILIAGLLIITNWHQKKIRSLEEYFYDETLQNDNDMVEQECTWKWGCYYNPNDKRIIVPKRMASMGWTINIGNPAGKAIGIGFIALMVIVLGIVLYGGSKDYIIKEQGSKLVIDAAMYDMNIEKNQIVYVSKLDKIPEGHRINGYGGINKSFGHFSVNGYGNCMFYVYNNVEESVVVKLKGKYPEYVIMNGKSLAETDILYRDIRKWMAE; encoded by the coding sequence TTACTTATTTTAACATGGATTGTATTTGCAACAATGACAGTAAATGCATTGTTTTATAAAAATTATCGGGACTATCAGGTTTTAGGGGTTACCTTGTCCCGGGCGCATGCTAAAGCACCTGAAGTTGAAGAACTTATTAAAAAGTTCAAAACCAAGTGCTATCTGACTTTGATCTTATTCATAGGATTTAGTTTTCTTATGCTGATTAAAGATATTCAGGCATATGCAGAATTTTGCATGCTGATACTGGTTATGACCAATTTACTGGCTAATTGGTGCGTGATTCATCATTACCAGAAAAAGCTTCAAAGGATAAAGCAAGAAAATGCATGGATTTATCCCAAAAATAAAGTTGTAACGGTTGACATGAATGTATCCAAAGAAAAAGGGAAATCAAGTGTCAGTCCGGTTTGGAACTGGGTGTTTTTTATATTGAGTTTTCTGCCTTCAATTTTTCTGGTTGTAAATCCAGAAGCGAGACAATATTACCCAATAGGCTTTAGTTTTATCGGACCTTTATGCCAGTTAAGCATGGTTTACTTGTATTATCAAATGAAAAGCCAGCATGCACCGGTGTTAAGTGAAGACACGGAAGTTAATAAGGCCTGTGCAAGAACAGAAGAACGGGTAAATAGTAAAGCAGCTACTCTTTTTGCTTTTATCATGTTAGTGTTTTGGATTCTGTTTAATATTTCAATGGTTTATTTGGAAAATGGAACTTTTATTATTTCGCCAGTTATAATTTTAATAGCTGGTTTACTCATAATAACAAATTGGCATCAGAAAAAAATTCGTTCCTTAGAAGAGTACTTTTATGATGAAACCTTACAAAATGATAATGATATGGTTGAACAGGAATGTACCTGGAAGTGGGGATGTTACTATAACCCAAATGACAAAAGGATAATTGTACCGAAAAGAATGGCAAGTATGGGCTGGACAATTAATATAGGAAATCCTGCAGGGAAGGCTATAGGAATCGGATTTATTGCTCTGATGGTCATAGTTCTGGGTATTGTTCTTTATGGAGGATCAAAGGATTATATCATAAAGGAACAGGGATCAAAACTTGTAATTGACGCGGCAATGTATGATATGAATATTGAAAAAAACCAGATTGTATATGTGTCAAAGCTTGACAAAATTCCAGAAGGACACCGTATAAATGGATATGGAGGAATAAATAAAAGCTTCGGTCATTTTTCTGTTAATGGATACGGAAACTGCATGTTTTACGTTTACAATAATGTTGAAGAAAGTGTTGTGGTAAAACTAAAGGGAAAATATCCGGAATATGTTATAATGAATGGTAAATCTCTGGCCGAAACGGATATTTTATATCGGGACATCAGAAAATGGATGGCAGAGTAA
- a CDS encoding bifunctional lysylphosphatidylglycerol flippase/synthetase MprF has product MKKSLTKFISLVNKITVICLLVLSIVYIISPLFIFHYSKNMNLVHYFEIHHAIRRFLGVIILLLSWKLYKRVNAAWSIVMIALSLSIFQFLIIHHERIWNPLFLLELLCYFLLLLSKNYYCRKADKYSLKKGFSIFAVYVSCVFFNAVIAVFKEKTMASFFLCVKETVNIMFDLNNITPVIYSQNSLYHGFIFWFSWICILAGLIFVLTPYIHTKTQLQGEMPKVRQLVKKYGQNCSSYLALEEDKNHFFGRSVEGVIAYGIVKDTMVVLGDPICAPEDFIPFLTEIKDFCNENAYSLIFLNTTSMFLKQYAKLGLGCVKCGEEPRFYLPEYSIAGGKASKVRLNINHATKAGIVIKEYDPHAKRNLALEKEITEVSHEWFSMKKSGELVFTMGKIGFDNPMDRRYFYAINQQNKVEGFIVFVPFAGMNGYMTDVTRHRVNATRGVMEKIFYEAMMSFKEEGIQWASMAEAPLARLENEPEVAAKLLNTIYEKMNSVYGFKSLYQMKLKYNPTTWEPNYYVYYPGIFTPAMAFAIIRIQNPLGIVDYVKAFLQNSKKKQEPIDID; this is encoded by the coding sequence ATGAAAAAAAGTCTGACGAAGTTTATTAGTCTGGTAAATAAAATTACAGTTATTTGTTTGCTGGTTTTATCAATTGTTTATATCATCTCACCCTTGTTTATATTTCATTATAGTAAAAATATGAATCTGGTCCACTATTTTGAAATCCATCATGCCATCAGAAGATTTCTGGGGGTTATTATTTTACTCCTTTCATGGAAGCTTTATAAAAGAGTGAATGCAGCATGGTCAATCGTTATGATTGCCCTATCCCTCAGTATATTTCAATTTCTGATTATTCATCATGAAAGAATATGGAATCCATTATTCCTTTTAGAATTATTGTGCTATTTTCTTTTGTTACTGTCAAAAAATTATTACTGCAGAAAAGCAGACAAATATTCTCTGAAAAAGGGATTCAGTATCTTTGCAGTATATGTTTCCTGTGTGTTCTTTAATGCAGTAATCGCCGTCTTTAAAGAAAAAACCATGGCTTCATTTTTTTTATGTGTTAAAGAAACGGTTAACATAATGTTTGATTTAAACAACATAACCCCGGTTATTTATTCGCAGAATTCTTTATATCACGGTTTTATTTTCTGGTTTAGCTGGATATGTATTCTGGCAGGTCTTATTTTTGTACTGACTCCATATATACATACAAAAACACAACTTCAGGGAGAAATGCCGAAAGTTCGTCAGCTTGTGAAAAAATATGGGCAGAATTGTAGTTCATATTTAGCTCTTGAGGAGGATAAAAATCACTTTTTTGGCAGATCAGTTGAAGGAGTTATTGCTTATGGTATCGTCAAGGATACCATGGTGGTTCTGGGAGATCCAATCTGTGCTCCGGAGGATTTCATTCCATTTCTGACGGAGATCAAAGACTTTTGCAATGAGAATGCTTACAGCTTAATCTTTTTAAATACGACCAGTATGTTCCTGAAGCAATATGCAAAGCTTGGTTTGGGGTGTGTTAAATGCGGAGAAGAACCAAGATTTTATTTGCCGGAATACTCTATCGCAGGAGGCAAGGCTTCTAAAGTTCGGCTCAATATCAATCATGCAACAAAAGCAGGGATTGTCATTAAAGAATACGATCCTCATGCCAAAAGAAACCTGGCACTGGAAAAAGAAATAACAGAAGTTTCCCATGAATGGTTTTCCATGAAAAAAAGCGGTGAATTAGTATTTACCATGGGTAAGATTGGGTTTGACAATCCCATGGACCGAAGATATTTTTATGCAATAAACCAGCAAAATAAAGTGGAAGGTTTCATTGTTTTTGTACCATTTGCCGGAATGAATGGCTATATGACGGATGTAACAAGGCATAGAGTAAACGCTACCAGAGGAGTTATGGAAAAAATATTTTATGAGGCAATGATGTCATTTAAAGAGGAAGGAATTCAATGGGCAAGCATGGCTGAAGCACCTCTTGCCAGATTGGAGAACGAGCCAGAGGTAGCAGCTAAACTGCTAAATACCATTTATGAAAAAATGAACAGCGTTTATGGCTTTAAATCTCTTTACCAAATGAAACTGAAATACAATCCCACAACTTGGGAACCAAATTATTATGTGTATTATCCTGGGATATTCACTCCTGCCATGGCTTTTGCTATCATAAGAATACAGAACCCATTGGGAATAGTGGATTATGTGAAGGCTTTCCTGCAAAATAGTAAGAAAAAACAAGAACCTATTGATATTGATTAG
- a CDS encoding MerR family transcriptional regulator, with product MRTVKQVSDLTGISIRMLHYYDKIGLLKPSEVTHAGYRIYDDEALMTLQQILFYKELDIPLKEVKKIIYSPQYNKIQALENQKKLLMLKCNRLNDLVALINRTLTGEGVMSFKEFQMDEYFNALEDFKKEHEDKIMKAYGSMEKYNEFIEKCRSRETEIGEMAIKQYGSIEKYVKAMKKNYNSKAFDLAEQYDEFKKDCLEDRHPELKTLYGELASNIKKEPSSVEVQQIAEKIKNVVQRDYELFKLEAGNDHWYSMIQLYLLLPDWIKVIDEKYGAGASKFIGEALKFNLGGKQPVLETLHERLTDDLSQNPQAKEIQCMVAEIVNETKKQNEDLQIDEGQNYFGYMAELYLSDSIFIKAIEKKYGTGASKFIGEALKFYCSKECS from the coding sequence TTGAGAACAGTAAAGCAAGTCTCTGATTTAACAGGGATAAGTATACGTATGTTACATTACTATGATAAAATAGGGTTATTAAAACCAAGTGAAGTTACCCATGCAGGTTACAGAATTTATGATGATGAGGCTCTTATGACTTTGCAGCAGATTTTATTCTACAAAGAACTTGATATACCCTTAAAAGAAGTGAAAAAAATCATATATAGCCCACAATATAATAAAATTCAGGCACTGGAGAATCAGAAAAAGCTTTTGATGCTGAAATGTAACCGATTAAATGATTTGGTTGCACTTATCAACAGAACATTAACTGGAGAAGGGGTAATGAGTTTTAAAGAGTTTCAAATGGATGAATATTTTAATGCATTGGAAGACTTTAAGAAAGAGCATGAAGATAAAATCATGAAGGCTTATGGCAGTATGGAGAAGTATAATGAATTTATCGAGAAATGCAGGTCAAGAGAAACTGAAATCGGTGAAATGGCTATAAAACAGTATGGAAGTATTGAAAAATATGTAAAGGCCATGAAGAAAAATTATAACAGTAAAGCCTTTGATTTAGCAGAGCAGTATGATGAGTTTAAAAAGGATTGTCTGGAAGACAGACATCCTGAATTAAAAACATTATATGGAGAGCTTGCATCGAATATAAAGAAAGAGCCTTCTTCAGTGGAGGTTCAACAGATTGCAGAAAAAATAAAAAATGTAGTACAAAGGGATTATGAACTTTTTAAGTTGGAGGCTGGAAATGACCATTGGTACTCCATGATTCAGCTTTATTTATTGCTCCCTGACTGGATAAAGGTAATTGATGAGAAATATGGAGCTGGTGCATCAAAATTTATTGGAGAAGCATTGAAATTTAATCTTGGTGGTAAGCAGCCTGTATTAGAAACACTGCATGAGAGGCTCACAGATGATCTGAGTCAAAATCCGCAGGCAAAAGAAATTCAGTGTATGGTGGCAGAAATCGTTAATGAGACAAAAAAACAGAATGAAGACCTGCAAATTGATGAAGGGCAAAATTATTTCGGCTATATGGCAGAACTTTATTTGTCGGATTCCATTTTTATAAAGGCTATTGAAAAGAAATATGGAACTGGTGCATCTAAATTTATCGGGGAAGCATTAAAATTTTATTGCTCAAAAGAGTGTAGTTGA